From the genome of Prunus persica cultivar Lovell chromosome G8, Prunus_persica_NCBIv2, whole genome shotgun sequence:
GATGGATAGAAATGTAGCAGaattttcacccaaaaaacaaaagaaagaaatgtagTAGAATTCCTCTACATCACAACATGCATCAGTATGGCCCTTTACATTTCATCACATCATAATCGGTCCCGGAGAAAAAGGACCCAAATCCACATACATGTACCCGGGGTCCCATCCCCTTCTCGCAACATAGATTCCTAATACCGGGACCACACTCCACAATGGACGTGTCAAGGAAGTATTCAGGCCCCGCTCCCCGTAATTCGCGTATAGCGTACACCCCTCGACTGTAGCACGCGATTGGTCCAAATAAGAACCAAAGTCAACACTAAATGAAAAACCAATTGACTCGTTTGTTTTTATCATGACCTCAGTCGTCACGAAGCTCATGACTATCAAGCGCACGTAGAGCTTACTGCGTCCGAACATTGCTCTCCTGAGAAAAGGACCGAGGCGCGCGGGAGACTAATAAGCGACTTACTCGTTATGCTCCTCCGCTTTTGCAAAAGAGCAAATAGAGACATTTCCAATCcccttccctttcttttcgTTAAGCAGAGAAAGACGAGAGGGTTCCGACAATGGCGTCACCGTCGTCCCCAACGTCGTCGTGCAGCTCCTCCTACTCCTCGTCGTTTTCGAACGCCAAATTCTCGTATCTTCCAGTAATGGCGCTCCGCGAAAAAATCGTGGAGAAAATTCTCGATAATCGCGTCACTCTCATTGTTGGCGAGACTGGTTGTGGTACACTCCCTACTCTCTTACTCCGTACGGTTCTGCAGTTTTACTATCGCGAACTATTTCGTACTTCGTCATGTATTCTCTTTTATGCAGGCCGTTTGGTTCCCGAGAAAactgagaagaaaaatagtgCGGTGTTCACAAAACGCCGCAtttctgatttttgttttctaattgttATTCGTGctgttaatttgttttgtttggtttaatCAAAGGGAAAAGCTCGCAAGTTCCGCAGTTTCTTCTAGAGGCGAATTTGAAGCCCATTCTATGTACACAGCCTAGGAGATTCGCCGTAGTTGCTGTTGCTAAAATGGTGGCAAAAGCTCGAAATTGTGAAATTGGTGGAGAAGTTGGATATCACATCGGCCATTCAAAGCACTTATCACCAAGGTGTGTTAACTTTGTCCCATTTTCTAATaatcttttctaattttcatttgaGAGTGTGTGTTACGTTACGTTTGTGTTCATTTCTTTATTtgcttttatgtttttgcaGGTCTTCGATTGTTTTTAAAACTGCTGGAGTTCTATTGGATGAAATGCGAGATAAGGGGATGCATGCGCTTGATTACAAGGTCATTGTTCTTGATGAAGTGCATGAAAGATCGGTGGAATCCGATCTTGTTCTTGTTTGTGTGAAGCAGTTTATGATGAGGAATAACAACTTGAGGTCGACTTCTACCTGCCTTTTTCTTATATGGATGTTCGAACTTTTCCTACATTTAGGTTTATTTTATACTTGGCTGTTTCTGCTTACATTCTCTAGGAACAGCACAATTATGTATTCCATACGTAAGTATAATTTCCTTGGGCTTTTGTTACACGAGAATCTAATggatttatgaattttcaGGGTGGTTTTGATGTCTGCAACTGCTGATATTGCAAGATACAAGGATTACTTTAAGGATCTTGGCAGAGGTGAACGAGTGGAAGTGCTTGCAATCCCTACGTCCAATCAGAAAGCCATTTTTCAGCGAAGGGTTTCTTATCTTGAAGAGGCATTTACTTGTACTCTTTACTGgaaatattatgtttattcTAGGGAACCTAACTCAATTAATGCTTCTTTTTGCCCGCCTTCATCATCTGAGGCACTCTTATTGGTGTTGAGCATGATGCTTTGATCCCAAGATCTTGATAATACAATATAGGGTGTAACTTACGGATCTCTgtttagaaaaataacaaatgagAGTAGCCTTTAGTTATTGCATTGGCGAGAGAATATTGTCTGCCAGATGTAGAATTGGTATATAAATGTGTCGGGAACAAGAGTCTGTACAATTTGTTTTGAAGAGATTTAGTAGGTAAGTACGTAAGTGTTTTGAAAAGATTTAATAGGTAAGTAAATAAGAGCTAATAAAACAAATgtaaaagatggaagctataAATTTTACGGAGATGAGGCGACATTTCTCTACGACACGGTGTACCATCAATAAAAAATGCTTTAGAATAAAATAGTAAAGTTAATATTGAATTTATGTCAACTTCCAAAAACATCACCTTCGGTTTAAATCATGAAAAAGGTGAACTAATTGAAACACTAGGTCAGGGGGCCAGTTTTAGAGTTCACAATAGCACATGAATTATATATGGAAACCCATTTCATTTATATAAGTGATGGTTCTGTGATTCTTTCCTGAACAGGTTGCTGATCTTCTCAATATCAATTCAGAGTCGCTTTCTGCTAGTTATTGTTCAGGTCCAAGTCCTTCTATGGCCAAAGCTGATATTAAGGCTAAAGTGCACAAACTTATTCATGATTTGGTGTGGCATATTCATGAGCATGAACCAGACATTGAAAAGagcattttgatttttcttccaacGTACTATGCACTGGAGCAGCAATGGTTCCTTCTGAAGCCATTTAGTTCATCTTTTAAAGTTCACATTTTACATAGCAGCATTGACACTGAACAAGCTCTCATGACTATGAAGATTTGGAAATCCCATCGTAAAGTATGTTTGATATCCTAGCTGcgttatttaatttttttgatgtGGTTGTTTTTGTACGGGTGCTGTTGGTTCTAACAAAATGTAAGGGTATTTTAATCCCAATACTTTTCCTTTGCTAGACATGACTGTAACTATAGCTGCAAATAAAGTTAGTTTGAGATATTTAGGATGTAGATTAGtgcccccccccaaaaaaaatctggTTGATTTTTTCCTCCATTATATCTTTATCTTCACACTTATGGTTGTTTCTGAAAACAATAATCTGCACAGGTGATACTGGCCACAAATATTGCAGAGTCGTCAGTAACAATACCCAAGGTGGCCTATGTTATTGATTCATGCCGATCTTTACAAGTTTTTTGGAACAGTTATCAGAAAAAGGAATCTGCAAAGCTTGTTTGGGTTTCTAAGTCTCAGGTATTGAAGGAATCTAACTGGatgattaattttttggtttcttgatTCCTTACTTTAGGTTTATGCTGCAGGCCGATCAGCGTAGAGGGAGAACTGGTCGAACTTGTGATGGCCAGATTTATCGGTTGGTTACTAGACCATTTTTCATCCAGTTTGACGAATACGAGGGTCCCTCTGTACTGAGGTTATCATTGCGGCTGCAAGTGCTTCAGATCTGCTGTGCTGAATCTAAGGCCATTAATGATCCCAAAGGTATGCTGTTCTTTGTCATTGTTTTCATCCTTGCATTTAGGTTTTGATAATTTGCTTTACTCTCATTGGAGTGATTCATCACTCatcaggaaaaaagaagaagatttctTTAGTCTTTGTATTGATATGCCAAACAAGGGATTCCATCTAGTTTTTGGATGGATGATGTAACAGAGTAATTGAGAAAGACAAGGAACACATGTTTTGTGGCTAATTAGGCAAGACAAAGGAAACCTGACCAACATTATATATCTTGATTATCTGTTGGTGTGCTCCTTGAACCTGATATAAGATTTTCTCGAACTTTGTTGAAGGCTTAAGGGTTGAGTTGGTCTTTGACCAAGGTTGCAGTACTTTTCTCTACTCGTCGCATTTCTATTTAGAAAACTACAAgtccttttccttttatttaaaaaaaagtaaactatAGAATCTGGTTTGATGCATAAGCTATAGTTGTTGGAAGACTGTTTCTGTAATGGCACTGAAGTTCAAGATCATGCTAGGTGTGAGTTAAACTTGACATCACAAGTTAAGGTGATATTCAGCATGTTGTCTGCTACATTAAGCATGTTCTTTTATCATGAAGttttggtgtgtttctaaGACATGGAGCTTTGGTGTCAGCTTTGTTGCAGAAGGCTTTAGATCAACCACATCCTGAAGTTGTTGAAGATGCATTGGATTTGCTTGTTCATATACAAGCATTAGAAAAAACATCTCCAAGGGGCCGGTATGAGCCAACATTTTATGGGAGGTTGCTTTCCAGTTTGTCTTTGTCTTTTGATGCTTCTCTGGTTGTACTCAAGTTTGGAGACATTGGAATGCTGCGTGAAGGCATTCTTCTGGGCATATTAATGGACACACAACCTCTACCTATCCTTCGTCCTTTTGGAGATGAAATTTTGGTATTAACTGTTaaatgtataaattttgtagaTTTTGGATTTGCTTGATTGCTTGAGAATTGACCTTTGATATAGTTAATTCTACAATTCAGTTTGCAGAATATGCTGACAGCTacttttgtggagatgatGGCAATACTGGCCTAACTGGTAGGAAGGAGATGGTATTCATGGCAAACTTGTGCGCATTTCAATTTTGGCAACGTGTTTTCAAGGTATATTGTACATGAACTTTCACAATGCTTATTAGTGTGCACGTACATTTGTAAAGCCCACTGGGAGTACATTTTGTGTATGATTTAAACATTTTGCTTTACCCTAAAGGATAACCACCGTGTTGAGCATTTGAAGCAACTTCTTAAGTTTGATGAGATGAAAGCTACTGCGTTCCTGCTTCCCGAGATTGAAGAAGATTGGTGCTCTTTCCATAATCTTGTGCAGTCGTCACTAAAACATGTATCTGAAATATGTATGTTGTACATTGCTATTACATCAGCATACTTTATTGTCTTCCTAGTAATCATCCGCTGACAATATTCAATGCTCCATCAGTCTGGAATTTTTCTGGTACAGTAGAGTGGCATTAGTTATTTCAGGTGTCTTTTTTTCAGATGAAGATATACTAGATTCAGTGCACCGGTATCGGCCCAAGTTTTTGTCTACATCTAATGGCCTTCCATCCTACTATGATCCTTATGAATTTGAGCATATATGCCTCCTTACATGTCAACAACCAAATGAAGATACAGATGCTCTTGCTACAGATGATAAACACCTTGAGCCATCTAGTGAAACAATGAAATGTGTCGCTGTACCTTTTGTTGCTCCAAATAACTTCCAAAACAATGATGTGGCAAAAAAATTGGCAACCATAATGAAACAGGTCCTCTCATCTGCATACCTCTTGTGCATTTTCCTTACATGATCATTCCCTTACTTCTCACGTTTTGCAGATACGAGTCCAGCATACAGAAGATTTATCTAGTAATCAGGATTTAGATGTTGATGATGGCTATCATGTCAATGGGGAGGCTTCTATTTgtgtatattttgttaatggaTCCTGCAACAAGGGCAGTCAATGCCTGTTTTCTCATTCACTTAAAGCAAAGAGACCCCCATGCAAATTTTTCAATTCTGCCCAGGTATAAAAAATTCACAGCTTTAGTCAGTTCTATGTGGCCTTTTAAGATGTTTGTATAGCTATCTCTTTGGTACTTGTATAGTTATGGGATGtacataattttaaattgttaaaaGTTTTGGGATGACATTTCCTGTTATTGTCCTTGGCACTCTCTGATCTGTTCCAATATTAGGCATTTAAAAGGTGAAATTATGGAGGAATTTTCAGAGAATGATTTCTTAAGGTTTATCTTCCATAAAAGTTCTAGGAAGTTAATTGTTACTGTGATGCATATCTGCAGACTTATGGTTAAAGGCTTGTATTATAATCCGTTTTACGACACTAGGAGTTGTTAAGAATTGTTGGGGCTGCCTGGCTGAAAACTTGTCTTATGCAGCACAACATTctttgataaatttttggcTTGAATATCAACTTTCTGAGTACTGCCTAGTCGCACACCTTGCTTGTGGTATAAtatctattttcttttgaataatTACAGGGTTGTCGATATGGAGCGTCATGCTTCTTTTCTCATGATGAGAGTTCATCAGTGACATCATCTAACTCAACTTTATGCCTGCCAGAAGGTGGAGAAGCCAAAGCTACATCGCTTATA
Proteins encoded in this window:
- the LOC18768120 gene encoding DExH-box ATP-dependent RNA helicase DExH8, whose translation is MASPSSPTSSCSSSYSSSFSNAKFSYLPVMALREKIVEKILDNRVTLIVGETGCGKSSQVPQFLLEANLKPILCTQPRRFAVVAVAKMVAKARNCEIGGEVGYHIGHSKHLSPRSSIVFKTAGVLLDEMRDKGMHALDYKVIVLDEVHERSVESDLVLVCVKQFMMRNNNLRVVLMSATADIARYKDYFKDLGRGERVEVLAIPTSNQKAIFQRRVSYLEEVADLLNINSESLSASYCSGPSPSMAKADIKAKVHKLIHDLVWHIHEHEPDIEKSILIFLPTYYALEQQWFLLKPFSSSFKVHILHSSIDTEQALMTMKIWKSHRKVILATNIAESSVTIPKVAYVIDSCRSLQVFWNSYQKKESAKLVWVSKSQADQRRGRTGRTCDGQIYRLVTRPFFIQFDEYEGPSVLRLSLRLQVLQICCAESKAINDPKALLQKALDQPHPEVVEDALDLLVHIQALEKTSPRGRYEPTFYGRLLSSLSLSFDASLVVLKFGDIGMLREGILLGILMDTQPLPILRPFGDEILFAEYADSYFCGDDGNTGLTGRKEMVFMANLCAFQFWQRVFKDNHRVEHLKQLLKFDEMKATAFLLPEIEEDWCSFHNLVQSSLKHVSEIYEDILDSVHRYRPKFLSTSNGLPSYYDPYEFEHICLLTCQQPNEDTDALATDDKHLEPSSETMKCVAVPFVAPNNFQNNDVAKKLATIMKQIRVQHTEDLSSNQDLDVDDGYHVNGEASICVYFVNGSCNKGSQCLFSHSLKAKRPPCKFFNSAQGCRYGASCFFSHDESSSVTSSNSTLCLPEGGEAKATSLIQLLPTDGCILLLDDTNLQFSSNFARHYDPSKIVSTTGLSDTSIFDSSLTGVKILWGLYHPYETIISKAGESQIPWNEVKCVLWFPNFDSYSENLDRQKLLLQNFFEYLAVRMLADDLDNVRVILTMNNIRFAQLQVEKLGRESFLFLTESFPFDDASFGELPDKVSTNKPMMVSRPISYVFDLHRPSDIQFGDYAAGLHSFLHHEIQEDV